In Rhinolophus sinicus isolate RSC01 chromosome X, ASM3656204v1, whole genome shotgun sequence, a single genomic region encodes these proteins:
- the LOC141569622 gene encoding eukaryotic translation initiation factor 1A, X-chromosomal isoform X1: MPKNKGKGGKNRRRGKNENESEKRELVFKEDGQEYAQVIKMLGNGRLEAMCFDGVKRLCHIRGKLRKKVWINTSDIILVGLRDYQDNKADVILKYNADEARSLKAYGELPEHAKINETDTFGPGDDDEIQFDDIGDDDEDIDDI; encoded by the exons ATGCCCAAGAATAAAG gtaaaggaggtaaaaacaGGCGTAGAGGTAAGAATGAGAATGAATCTGAAAAAAGAGAATTAGTCTTTAAGGAGGATGGACAAG aGTATGCTCAAGTGATAAAAATGTTGGGAAATGGACGATTAGAAGCAATGTGTTTTGATGGTGTAAAGAGGTTATGTCATATCAgaggaaaattgagaaaaaag GTTTGGATAAATACCTCAGACATTATATTGGTTGGCCTGCGAGATTACCAG GATAACAAAGctgatgtaattttaaaatataatgcagaTGAAGCTAGAAGTCTGAAGGCATATGGCGAGCTTCCAGAACATG ctaaaatcaatgaaacagataCATTTGGTCCTGGAGATGATGATGAAATCCAGTTTGATGATATTGGAGATGATGATGAAGACATTGATGAT atCTAA
- the LOC141569622 gene encoding eukaryotic translation initiation factor 1A, X-chromosomal isoform X2, whose protein sequence is MPKNKEYAQVIKMLGNGRLEAMCFDGVKRLCHIRGKLRKKVWINTSDIILVGLRDYQDNKADVILKYNADEARSLKAYGELPEHAKINETDTFGPGDDDEIQFDDIGDDDEDIDDI, encoded by the exons ATGCCCAAGAATAAAG aGTATGCTCAAGTGATAAAAATGTTGGGAAATGGACGATTAGAAGCAATGTGTTTTGATGGTGTAAAGAGGTTATGTCATATCAgaggaaaattgagaaaaaag GTTTGGATAAATACCTCAGACATTATATTGGTTGGCCTGCGAGATTACCAG GATAACAAAGctgatgtaattttaaaatataatgcagaTGAAGCTAGAAGTCTGAAGGCATATGGCGAGCTTCCAGAACATG ctaaaatcaatgaaacagataCATTTGGTCCTGGAGATGATGATGAAATCCAGTTTGATGATATTGGAGATGATGATGAAGACATTGATGAT atCTAA